From Salvelinus namaycush isolate Seneca chromosome 9, SaNama_1.0, whole genome shotgun sequence:
ttttggtaattgttctgttgaaaaacaaacgatagtcctactaagcgcaaacctgATGGGagggcgtatcgctgcagaatgcagaatgccagcaaagcaccccacaccatcacaccaccacctccatgcttcacggtgggaaccacacatgcggagatcatccgttcacctactcggcGTCTCACacagacacggcagttggaaacaaaaatctcaaatttggactcgtcagaccaaaggacagatttccaccagtctaatgtccattacttgtgtttcttggcccaagaaagtctcttcttcttattggtgtcctttagtagtggtttctttgcaacaattcgaccatgaaggcctgattcactcagtctctgaacagttgatgttgagatgtgtctcttacttgaactctgtgaagcatttatttggactgcaatttctgaggctggtaactaatgaacttctcctctgcagcagaagtaactgtgggtcttcctttcctgtggcggtccacatgagagccagtttcatcatagcacttgatggttttttcgactgcacttgaaactttcaaagttcttaaaattgTTCAGATTatctgaccttcatgtcttgaagtaatgatgtactgtcatttttctctgcttatttgagctgttcttgccataatatggacttggtcttttaccaaatagggatatcttctgtataccacccctacctagtgacaacataactgattggctcaaacgcattaagaaggaatgaaattccacaaattaacttctaataaggcacacctgctaattgaaatgcattccagatgactacctcatgaagctggttgagagaatgccaagtgtgtgcaaagctgtcatcaagacaaagggtggctatttggaagaatctcaaatataaaatatattttgatttgtttaacacttttttggttactacatgattccatatgtgttatttcatagtgttgatgtcaatacaatatgaaaataataagaatctctctctctctagttgttCTGGTGGTGGTTTTTGGAATCTGCTGGGCTCCGTTCCACACCGACAGACTCATGTGGAGCTTCATCGACGAGTGGACCAGCATCCAGCTGGAGGTGTACAAGTACGTCCACGTGGTCTCTGGCGTCTTCTTCTACCTCAGCTCGGCCGTCAACCCGATCCTCTACAACCTCATGTCCACCCGCTTCCGAGAGATGTTCAAGGAAGTGATGTGTCATCGGCCACGGCACCCCGTGCCCAGGAAGCAGTCACTCAGTGTTACCCGGGTAACACTCCGCAGCATTCTCAGTGAGGCCACGCCCATTAATGGCATTGCGGGCCTACATGAAGACAAGGAGCATGAGACCACCTTTCCTTGAAAGGACTTCCTAGGAGAGGAGGGAGCTTAATACATAAAACTGATCCGATGGACGATGATTCTGGGATGATCGAGATGTATTGTTATAAGGGATTTTAAGGATCTAAGGATGTGCTTATCCAATCTATGTTATTGCACGCTTTGGTCACCAAACCACAGTAGAATTCTCCTGTCACTAAACTCCCTAAAcataagaagaagaaaaaataattAAAACCTGATGCTTTGACGTATTATTTGAGCAATTCTATGAAAAAAATATCTCAGGAGATACAGACAAATCGATATTTCTCATCTAGAAGACATTGGTAGATTCTGCATCACTGCTTTTGCACTCCTGTTTAGCAGTTCATGTTCAACAGCACACAAACTTTTGAACATCCAGTCTCAAGAGATGGCTAAAAAGCTGATTTTCCTTACAGCTCAGATTGAAAACCAGGCAGAGATGCCCTGTCAAAAGCTCCTTCAAAGATGATGTCCGACGTGGTTGTTTGACGAATGTATATAGTTCTCAAATCACTGAGTGGTTTACAATGGTGCAAAGGATTCGCAGTACGTACTGAATAGAACTTGAGATGGCagcttcaaatcaaatttcatttgtcacatgcgtctaatacaacaggtgttgaccttcTAGTGAAATGTAACATCTACACCTGCTTTCTGAGCATAATAATACATATCTTGGTATTAAAAAAGTTAACCTGTACTGGAGTACaggttaaaaaacaacaacaattgcTTCAAAATAGATGTAGCTGCACCGTCAACTGCATATTTTCAGAAATGTATGTCATTGCACGAGCCGTTGGATATTGCCAGTGAATTTGGCGCCTCCCTTCAAGAGAGTTTATCACATTATTAACAGAGATATGCAGATTGGCATTTTGAAAAAGTAGCTTTTAAATTCCCAGACACTGTATGTCTCCATCAACAATCTGGTGAATGATCTCTGATGATCTGTTTCACTAATGTGAAACGTACAATCATGACCGCGACTATGTACAAAAATAATGTATAGATTCACAGTAGATAAACACATATTTAACAATTCTATatattcataaaaaaaaaaaaaattaaacaccAGGAACATTTTAATCTGAATCTCTAATaaaggactgatttagacctgggacaccagctgggtgcaattaattattagTAAGTAAGAGTATATAGCCTTGCACGAGCCTTGGGTTGTGAGAGCCAGAACGATTcataattatcaggtagaacagaaaaccagcggTACTCCACACCTGGCTCGGATCTAAATACCACTGGTCTAGACAGATGAAAAAGATACACTGTCTGGAACCGCCAAAATGATGGACAATCATTAGGAGGTAAGAGCACTGACATAATGTGAATGGGGAAAGTTCATCTTTATAGCCGAGGGTATTTGGCTTCATGAAATAAAGGACCTCGTGTTAATTCCAAAATCAAACTGAATTGTTTTAACTTTTTGTACCATCataattattttattattttggcctttacatttacatttttgaacATTAAAGTAGACACACTTATTCAGAGTGACTTAGTCAGTGCATTGACTTATGACTTTGATTTGCCTTTATCTGAAACTATTAATTCCAAGTCATAACTCTTAAAGGTATTTTGTTAAGGAAGTCCTTTATCTACTTTCCCAGAGTCAGACGAACTCATGGATACAAtgtttatgtctctgcatccagtatgaaggaagttagagacAGCTTTGCGAGCCAATgataactagcgttagcacaatgacagGAAGTCTATGGTACAGCAAgctagcagttaccatagacttccagtcattgctccAATGCTAGTTAGCagttgtgctaatgctagttagcaatttccttcaaactgcatgcagagatATAAAAAAAAAGGTATCTACAAGTTCAAGACTCTGAAAAaatagataaagggcttcattgccaaaatcctgaagtatcccttcaAGAGTTTAAGCTTCAGATGAATATTAATCTTCTTTCCAGTCAAGtcagtgtgttgttgtgattctggacgGCCAGATGACAAGAAAGTGGGGACTCGTAGGTAGGtcgtttcagctagttttatcttgttcttgataccatgtcttgttttgagttgttttgactgatgtcacttCTATGCTAACGTTGCAAAAAAATTGCTAGCTAGCTTACCAACAACTGTAACAGTGTATTtcagagacaacaagtgctcattgtgcaacttAAATattggagacaaaatatagtttacacgttgtcaacaatctaagacaaccctgtctgttttgcaCCATAGTTGCACACGTGTTGTTTTTGTTACTAAACAATCAATCTTTCTATTAAGGAGTAGACTACTCCACTAAAGGCATgtatttatttacctttatttaactaggcaagttagttaagaacaaaatcttatttacaatgacagcctggttaactgggttaactgccttgttcagaacgacagattttcacatTGTCAGcaggggattcgatcttgcaacctttcggttactagtccaaggctctaaccactaggctacctgccgcccctgaatgtatacatttttacagttaaGATGTACAGGATAGCAAATAacaatatttatttatattttttattatccTTGAAACGGGTATTGATTTTCTGAGAGTGTACACTGCCGAATGGGTGCTTCAACAGATCTGTGGAAAAAAACTGGCCTTCTGAAGATGTGCACTGAAGTCCTGTGGGGAAAACATCAAATCTTCTGAACGCAATTTCACCAAACAAACCTTTTATCGAGGTTGGCCTCATTGAACTGTAATCCCAGCAGCTGCTAATTTCCATCTACTCTTGGAGGTGATGTGTGAGCCAGGAATGTGTAAATCTGTCAGTCCTTCTGCAAGGAGCTGTCGTACCACCTCACGTTCTCATCCATCATCGCCCGAGCGACAACACGTGTGTCAGGCACAGTAAATGACCGTTTCGCTGCTCTGACAAAACATAGACTGTACATGCAAGCAGGCAGTTACAGCTAACAAACTGATTCATCCCTCTGACCACGCTATctgattttgggggggggggtgtacattTTCACATTTCACAAACCAAAGGAGAGTGACCATCTGGTCAACAGTGGGTACAGACTGATCAACAATCGTGTACAGACTCTCACTGTGGAGATTTTGACTGAATGCAGCTGCATGATTCCAGCTCTTTGCTTCTTCTTCTTGTAAATGTATACCTGTGTGATTGTTTCAGTGCGGAAACGACTCTCCAGTGGAGCGGAGATTTGTGCTGTAGTGCCACTACTGTATAAAAAAGAGAGGAATATTGTACATTGGAAAACAATGggtgaattaaaaaaaatatataaaaaaaatgcttGACTTTTTACCGGCACCTAAAATAGTCTACTGCTTGAGCACCTGTTCCTCTTATaaaatattagctcaaaagtgtTGTatagctcctgcacctaaatgtaAAAAGTACCGGCTGCCAAAATCAGTACGGGAATCtgtttcagtccaagtcaagcgcTGTACTGAGTTATTGTGTTCAACAGGGTATTTAACGAGGACAAAATGAATTATTTGTTTTTGCTTAAAATATGCGTTGTGCTTCTGTTTTGCTATATGTCATGGAAAACTGGAACATGTCGTGGAAAAGCTTTACCAAAATGCAAAGCTTTACCCAAACAGTTTATGCCAAAAATAATCTAAACTCATACAATGTAATGTCACATTTGTAAGACGACTTCTGTGTTTGAATGCATTATAAAAGTGATGTTGATCTATTGGTAACATCAGGAACTTCTGAgaactcacccccccccccccccccccccccccccccccccccccaaaacaataATCATTACATTAACTGTCAGTAAAATACGGACCTGTATTGACACGGTTTTGTTAAAAAGTTGTTTTCTTTATTGTCGAAACTAGTCTACAAATATTGTGTAGGTTGATTTGAGCTGGATTTTAGTATGCAAATGACAGAGGCTACTACCAACCATAAAGCAACAAAACTTTATTTTATGTATTAAAGGTATGGTATTTTTCTTTCTGGAAAATAAAATTAATATACCTAAATGTTCCTCTAATTCCTTTGTTTGAAAGACATTTTAATTGTACCTGACAAACTATAAAAGAGGACTTTGACCCACACACCATTATTTTACTGATGACAAAATATTCTCCATATTTCTAAATTACAGACAGTTAAATATGCATCTCTGCTGTAAGGCCATTTTTTTTTGTCTCAGCAGTGATAGTTCAGCTTTTTTTTATGACCCAAGCTCCAAACTGTACCCAAGGGGAATTTGTAAATCAATGGTAAAGGGCACAGAGAACAGTTGTCTCTTTTCTTCAGacaaatggtgtttttttttgttttttggggggggcaatGACTCAAGCTTCCACCATGTTTCTATTTTAGGTGGACTGATGAGGTCAAGGCAATGGTGTACTAACCACTGGGACTTCATACTGCAGTATATGTAATAGTTCACTAACAACATTTTATCTAAAGTGTGTTTGACCATCTCATCTTCTACTCTCCCGTTGGACAAAGATGACTCAGGCCCACTGGAATGAAACCAAAGCAGATTCTTGCAACGTGTTATTAAAAAAAATCATCAGAGACTGAGAAGTACCTACTctttaatacattttattgaaAAATAAGCCTTTACATTATGTGGAGCCACTGTCAGAAGAACTAATAGGGGAGGATTTGCGCACAGTGGGCCATATTCTGAAAAGGTACAGTATTTCAACAAACCACTTTAGACTGCTGAACCTTGGCAGTCACGTAGACCCTATCCAAATGAAGGTCTGTCCTTGGGGGTTCTTCCTGTTTTCTATTCGTATACAAAGACTGCTAAATCTCTGTCACCCTGGGTTTCCTTTCAGGAACAAATCAGTTAGTCATTCAGTGTTGATACCtatgaaaaaaacatttttgcaaaatgTCCATTCAATATCCCAGAATATTAGCCAGAATACACAAGTGGCAACAATAACCTTTATTCGATTCTCACAACGTCAGATAAAGGTACATAGTTTATCCCCCAGGCTACCCGTTTTGCCCTACAGCTTGTCCTCTTCTTGTTCCCCCTGAGAACCATCTCTCTGAACTGTATCCTACTGATAACTGCCCTTGTAAAGTCAGAGTGCAAATTTCAGTTCACACCAGCAGAAATTCAATGAGTAATTTACTTTTCAAGCTTTGCCTAAATCTTCTTTTACATTACACCATTTTCTAAATCCATCTTATTATATTTCACACTATGCCAATCTTACAGTGTTCCAATACCATTTCACACTATGCCAATCTTACAGTGTTCCAACCTTCGGGAACCCATAGACAGTGCTTTTTAAAACCTTTCATTATTCCACACATTTTTCCCTGACAGTCCTATAGGGGATGTCCCAAACTTACTTAGAATATCAGGATGTCGTGGTGAATATTGTGTGAAGGCAGCACAGAGAACAGAtggcttgtttgtttgttttgcaaTGTGGGATGTTTGCCAAGAAGTCAAACTGTGGAGTGTGGAATGCAAATGACGTTCAACTCGATCATCACTAATGAATATAAACACTAACtgaccacgtttccatccacagagTCTATTCAagtaaagtcataccgtataaaaaaaatatataaaaagaccGCTGTTACGGAAAGAGGAAGTTTCAGAACAAATTGTATTAGAGAAATGGCGATGGAAACACCTTTAtgagcaaatattgatataatagttttaggctacagatgaaataagttaacATTatcttcacagggtggtgaaagtgcacaatattttactttatttaacccttattctaccaggtaaattgactgagaacacattctgattttcagcaatgacctggggaatagttacaggggagaggaggggcgatatgagcttgatgctcctttccaataaatgttGAGGGTCTTCTTTCTGGTGACGtgatgatgattgatgcttgacaAATACACATATTCTCGCTCTtttccataataatctcatcatgtattGTAGACTAGCCTGTACCTGCACTGTAGCCTATCTGCATAtctgttggctagagagcacgTGCCCGAGACCAGactaggcacatttgctatttaacgcaacagtttttggtgacaaaatgattggtagagttgaaaatgcaatagAAAAACACTGAACATTAGATTTTAATTCGGTTTATGAAAAATGAAGttaaaaaagtacattttgtgtacACTACTTCATCACGCACAGATCTTATCCGCAACAATTCAGTTTGGCGAAAACACACCACTGggtagaaaatgtgcatattttctgtcatcagttggatggaaacctagctaatgaCATTAATATTTGCAGTTACGAATAACCTTTTCTCTTGTGTCTAATTACAATTCCACTTCTAATTTGATAAACAATGCAGATACAGATTTTGTCTCAGAGTAGTCCTTTGtaggtcagttggtagagcgagGCACTTGTAACATGGCTACTTGTAACGCCAGGATAGTGAATTCGATTCCCGGGACCCACCCATATGTAAAACgtatgcacacatgactaagtgactttggataaaagcgtctgctaaatggcatatattatatattacaGTAATCATCTACAGTATTTAGATCATCTGATTTCTATTTGAGAAAGCATTCATGGAGGATGCATCACGTTGTCACTGTGATAGATACTGAATATTGTAAGCTGTTAAAGATTAAGGGGCCAGTCAAGTGATTTGCCAACATTTTCTGTGATATTTGCGGCATGTGAGTGAAGATTAGTCCACCATTGATAGCCCCCCTGCTGGCTACACCATTAAAAACAACCTCTTGTgatgaacaacaacaaaaaacatgggTGAAGTGAATTAATGATGTGTGCTAAGGACCACTGGTTGTTTCCTAATTTTCAGTAACGTTTTATAGTGGTACATTGTACATAATGACCTTAGTGACTTGATAGTCCAGGGATAAATAATACTTGATTCCATATGAGAAGTGAACACAGTATGCCATTAATTGATCTGCTTTTTCATGCAACGATTCTTCCCAGACCAaactaatgtttttttttttctcccccttTGTGTAACATCAACGGTAATGGCAATGTGTGAGAGGGCTGGCCGATGCCCTTCACATAAAGGGATTTACTAAAACAATTGGACCAGTTTCTTACAAATTTGGAGATATTCAATAATATTGAAATACGAAAACAGGCTTCGGAATGGCAAAACATTAAAATCAAGACCAAGAATAATTTTTGCCGGTCTATCCCTGCTTACCTCTCTTCCCACTGGCACTCTCCCACAAACACAAGTGTAGCTCATTATCTCATTTACAGTAGGGAGAGGGGCCTACAATGACCACTTTAGCCAATACCAATTCAGACACAAACACTCAATTACTAGACACTTAACTGGTTCAGGTGAAATGTGATCACAACTATGGCATGATAGGAATAACGTATGTTAAACAGGAACCTGGAATACAATACAAAcacaaatacaatataaataagTAGCAACGTTCAAAGGATTGTGTTGGCATCACACATCATTCCCTTCTTCCTAGCTAGACAAAAGTGATGTGAAGCTACTCTTAGCCTGTAACAAACAGGCCACACAGATACAGCTCTTGCCATTTGATGGTATGGTGGTGATGACATGCACCTCTCGCGAGGCACGTTGCCTAAGACAACTACATTGTCCCGCGGCAGACAGCTCCTCACGCCAGACGACGAGTGTCAGCCCCACCAGCTCGCCCTCTGCAGAATTAACTGGGGTTTCCCAAGCTGGGCCTCCAGACTAGACCATTAGGCTGCCTCCCTCTGGAGCCCCGGGAAACTGCCCCCATGGACCTTTGAGCGTCACCTGATAAAGCCGCGGAAGTAGCTCTCCTCCTAGCTCGTTTTAGCACCAGTGGACTCATGAACGGCTCACCCCTTGGGCACTGGCCACGCTCCATTCTCCAGACAAACCACTCCTCAGGTCCAGCAACCTCCTGAATGAAGTCCTGTCACCCACCATATTGCTTTACACCGTTGAATAGCACACTGTTCTTTACAAACCTTTTCTTCGAAAAATGTTAATTCTTGGGTCTTGCCGTTGGGTAATAGTGAACCTATCTCACCACTGCCACCACGTGTGAGAGAGCTGGCCGATGCCATTCACATAAAAATGGTTGAACTAAAAGAACTGGAACAGTTTCTTCTAAATTATGAGATATATTTTTCTGTATAtaatgtaccagtcaaaagtttggacacacctactcattcaagggtttttgtttattttttactattttctacattgcagaatattagtgaagacattgaaactatgaaataacacatatggaatcaaaaaaagtgttaaacaaatcaaaatatattttagatttaagattcttcaaagtagccaccctttgccttgacagctttgcacactcttggcattctctcaaccagcttcatgaggaatgtttttccaacagtcttgaaggagttcccacatatgctgagaacttgttggctgcttttccttcactctgcgatgaaggaaaccatctcaattgagttgaggtcgggtgattgtggaggccaggtcatctgatgcggcaccatcactctccttcttggtcaaatatcccttacacagcctggaggtgtgttgggtcattgtcctgtagaaaaacaaatgatagtctcactaagcgcaaacctgatgggatggcgtattgctgcagaatgctgtggtagccatgctggttaagtgtgccttgaattctacataaatcaccaacagtgtcaccagcaatgcacccccacaacatcacacctcctcaatgcttcacggtgggaactacacatgcagagatcatccgttcacctactctgcgtctcacaaaaacacggcggttggaacaaaaaatcccTCAGTTTggagtcatcagaccaaaggacagatttccaccggtctaatgtccattgctcgtgtttctttgcccaagcaagtctcttcttattggtgtcctttagtagtggtttctttgcagcaattcaaccatgaaggcttgattcacaaagtctcctctgaacagttgatgttgagatgtgtctgttacttgaactctgtgaagcatttatttgggctgcaatctgaggtgcagttaactccaatgaacttatcctctgcagcacaggtaactgtgggtcttcctttcctgtggtggtccacatgagagccagtatcatcacagcgcttgatggtttttgcgactttcgaagttcttgaaattttccaaattgactgaccatgtcttaaagtaatggtagactgtcatttctctttgcttatttgagctgttcttgccataatatggacttggtcttttaccaaatagggctgtcttctgtataccacccctaccttgtcacaacacaactgattggctcaaacgcattaagaaggaaagaagttccacaattgaacttctaacaaggcacacctgttagttgaaatgcattccaggtgactacctcatgaagcttgttgagagaatgacaagagtgtgcaatgctggccttctaggcagagttgcaaagaaaaagccatatctcagactggccaataaacagaaaagattaagatgggcaaaagaacacagacactggacagagatatggctttttctttgcaactctgcctagaaggccagcatcccggagttgtctcttcactgttgatgttgagactggtgtttggcaggtactatttaatgaagctgcagttgagaacttgtgaggcgtctgtttctcaaactagacactctaatgtacttgtactcttactcagttgtgcaccggggcctcccactcctctttctattcagattcttggttccaaccgctgtgtctttgtgaaacaCGGTGTgagtgaacagatgatctctgcatgtgtattttccaccgtaaagcatggaggaggaggtgttatgttgtgggggtgctttgctggttacactgtctgtgatgtatttagaattcaaggcacaattaaccaccatgactaccacagcattctgcagcgataagccatcccatctggtttgggcttaatggggctatcgtttgtttttcaacaatgacccaacacacttccaggctgtgtaagggctattttaacCAAAAAGGAGTGATGGAGTGccgcatcagatgacttggcctccacaaatcatcaaatcacatttatatagcccttcttacatcagctgatatctcaaagtgctgtacagaaacccagcctaaaaccccaaacagcaagcaatgcaggtgtagaagcacggtggctaggaaaaactccctagaaaggccaaaacctaggaagaaacctagagaggaaccaggctatgaggggtggccagtcctcttctgtctgtgccaggtggagattataacaaaacatggccaagatgttcaaatgttcataaatgaccagcagggtgaaataataataatcacagtagttgtcgagggtgcaacaagtcagcacctcaggattaaatgtcagttgacttttcatagccgatcattaagagtatctcaaccactcctgctgtctctagagagttgaaaacagcaggactgggacaggtagcacatccggtgaacaggtcagggttccatagccgcaggcagaacagttgaaactggagcagcagcacggccaggtggactggggacagcaaggagtcatcatgccaggtagtcctgaggcatggtactagtgctcaggtcctccgagagagagaaagaaagagagaattagagagagcatacttaaattcacacaggacaccggataagacaggagaagtactccagatataacagactgaccctagccccccgacacaaactactgcagcataaatactggaggctgagacaggaggggtcaggaaacagtggccccatccgatgatacccccggacagggccaaacaggcaggatataaccccacccactttgccaaagcacagcccccacaccactagagggataccttcaaccaccaacttaccatcctgagacaaagccgagtatagcccacaaagatctccgccacggcacaacccaagggggggggggggcaacccagacaggaagatcacgtcagtgacgcacccctcctagggacggcatgaaagagcaccagtaagccagtgactcagcccctgtaatagggttagaggcagagaatcccagtggagagaggggaaccggccaggcagagacagcaagggcggttcgttgctccagagcctttccgttcaccctcacactcctgggccagactacactcaatcatatgacccactgaacagatgagtcttcagtaaacacttaaaagttgagaccgagtctgcatctcacatgggtaggcagaccattccataaaaatggagctctataggagaaagccctgcctccaactgtttgcttagaaattctagggacaattaggaggcctgcgtcttgtgaccatagcgtacgtgtaggtatgtacggcaggaccaaatcgggaaagataggtaggagcaagcccatgtaatgctttgtaggttagcagtaaaaccttgaaatcagcccttgccttaacaggaagccagtgtagggaggctagcactggagtaatatgatcacatttttaggttctagtcaggattctagcagccgtatttagcccTAACTGAAgttttagtgctttatccgggtagctggaaagtagagcattgcagtagtctaacctagaagtaacaaaagcaaattaatttttctgcatcagttttgaacagaaagtttctgatttttgcaatgttacgtagatggaaaaaagctgtccttgaaacagtcttgatatgtttgtcaaaagagagatcagggtccagagtaacgccgaggtccttcccattttatttgagacgactgtacaaccatcaagat
This genomic window contains:
- the LOC120053341 gene encoding neuromedin-U receptor 1-like, which gives rise to MQTTIQEQVVLVVVFGICWAPFHTDRLMWSFIDEWTSIQLEVYKYVHVVSGVFFYLSSAVNPILYNLMSTRFREMFKEVMCHRPRHPVPRKQSLSVTRVTLRSILSEATPINGIAGLHEDKEHETTFP